Part of the Rhizobium viscosum genome is shown below.
ACGGCCTCTGTCCCGACACACCCGATCCAGAAACGGCGTCTTCGATCGGAAACTTCCGAAGGCCCAGTCTCTGGAAGGCAGTCAGTGAGATGAAGGTTGGCACGACGAGCGCATAGCGCCGCCACAGCCGTCGCGGCTCGCATAGAAGACGAAACGCCCATTCGAAGCCGCTTCTTTGAATGACCCTTGGAGCCTGCCGCTTGAGGCCGGCGTGGAAATCGAAGGCAGCGCCGACACCGATGAGCATCGGTGCTTCCAGACGGTCGCGCATGCGTGCCATCCAGAGCTCCTGCTTGGGACTGCTCAGCCCGACCCAGATGATATCGGCGCCCGACCGATTGAGCCGGTCGGCAATATCCGCTTCCTCCTGCATCGAAAGCTGGCGGAAAGGCGGTGCGTAGGAGCCAGCGATCTGTGCTTGCGGAAATTTTGCGAGAAGTCGCGCCTGCAGCTGCTCGAGCGTTTCCGCAGTTGCGCCGTAAAGGAAGTGGCGTAAGCCTTTGGAGCTGCCCGCATCGAAAACGGACAGCATGAGATCCGGTCCGTAGACCCTGTCACTTTCGACATGACCAGCGTGTTTCAGTGCCCACACCAACGGCATGCCGTCGGGGGTTACAAGGAATGCCCGGTTATGGATGGATCGAAGCTCGGGATCCTTTTGACACCGGACGACACCGTGCGCGTCGCGAACGCATACATATTCCTTCCTACCGTCTTCAATTGCCTTTTGGATAAGTCCGGTCGCGCTCTTGAGATTGACCGCGGAAACTCGAACACCAAGGACATTCGTCCACTTCAGGGAACTCTTTACATCACGGACTGAAGGTTGGTTTCTGTCTGCCGGTGAATTTCTCATGACCTACGCTTTTGCCAACTGAAACTGTAGTCAGAATATGCTGGCAAGCCCGCGGCCTCCATACTTTCAGCTCCAGCTATTGGACGTAGAA
Proteins encoded:
- a CDS encoding WecB/TagA/CpsF family glycosyltransferase, which gives rise to MRNSPADRNQPSVRDVKSSLKWTNVLGVRVSAVNLKSATGLIQKAIEDGRKEYVCVRDAHGVVRCQKDPELRSIHNRAFLVTPDGMPLVWALKHAGHVESDRVYGPDLMLSVFDAGSSKGLRHFLYGATAETLEQLQARLLAKFPQAQIAGSYAPPFRQLSMQEEADIADRLNRSGADIIWVGLSSPKQELWMARMRDRLEAPMLIGVGAAFDFHAGLKRQAPRVIQRSGFEWAFRLLCEPRRLWRRYALVVPTFISLTAFQRLGLRKFPIEDAVSGSGVSGQRP